A region of Zeugodacus cucurbitae isolate PBARC_wt_2022May chromosome 5, idZeuCucr1.2, whole genome shotgun sequence DNA encodes the following proteins:
- the Gpr124_2 gene encoding adhesion G protein-coupled receptor A2 isoform X2 encodes MLVLSIYIWFIVWPMQSLFANIVHSCPVICQCKTASDNSSSIRVKCGGITEAPISNWEGLHFSEIGQHMISLDLSNNAFTTIQSENFINLTQLKRLDLSSNLLRKIDKDTFGGLLPNLERLKLSYNAISHIFSGSFEFMSNLKYLDISNNPLVCNCDLVWILAWTTDRVIKLQPSPKCDSPVYFKGSLLKKLKVGVDLHCESRLQTFLELIPSKNQIVFEGDELVLKCRAPRVAIEVARESEDIPSTRAHIFWGWTEKIRRSNSTEDIVYNDPEKSFTDVNISTRHISDSGILNSILKIGQITKNHSGMWDCTLNSQQANLSKAIAVVVIAKDTMYCNATVVRTNKGTYYWPQAVRGELVSQACAESQDERLIVTYNCNANGKWENLETNSCPFVRETTRILEQFSKMNLTLTKNNAFEIAERLQNFTYTQIYLNNIKDPMDLEFIARTLNKYLDYITYKQDISYLLLSIVSYLLLLPKGLFEEAQVKFETSLNLLNIIEIASAHMPSLPPASQDITKDPWSIPRNIFVNFFNIHVDSFTGISCTWLNSVNNLDHRNFECSTSNDTFPIFERYIDAAIQIPVNSLFDKSEKSIRLMVALFRNGNLFSFMGKNISFPEVKNLLLTSAIIGAKISKESIESQPLVDISDKIFIMLRVHPFHNEISSPIPALWDDDLNDWNPRECRKLYFHRGLLLFTCSRLGYYGLLQRREYLNDYDTEGSGATFRFAPQYE; translated from the exons atgctggtgctaagtatatatatttggtttatAGTTTGGCCAATGCAATCATTGTTTGCAAACATTGTACATTCTTGTCCTGTTATTTGTCAGTGTAAAACTGCTTCAGACAATAGCTCCAGTATACGAGTTAAATGCGGTGGTATTACAGAAGCACCTATCTCCAATTGGGAAGGACTACATTTTTCTGAAATAGGACAACATATGATTTCTCT TGATTTGAGCAATAATGCTTTTACAACCATccaaagtgaaaattttattaatttaactcaACTAAAACGGTTAGATTTGTCATCGAATCTGTTGCGAAAGATTGATAAGGACACATTTGGGGGATTATTACCCAATTTGGAACGTTTAAAACTGAGTTACAACGCTATTAGTCATATATTTTCAGGTTCCTTTGAATTTATGTCAAATTTGAAGTATCT AGATATTTCGAATAACCCACTTGTGTGCAATTGTGATTTAGTTTGGATCTTGGCGTGGACAACTGATCGCGTCATAAAACTTCAGCCTTCCCCTAAGTGCGACTCGCCTGTATATTTTAAAGGTTCACTATTGAAAAAACTTAAGGTTGGCGTAGATTTGCATTGTGAATCTCGTTTGCAAACATTTCTGGAACTAATACCATCAAAGAATCAg ATTGTTTTTGAAGGAGATGAACTTGTACTAAAATGTCGAGCACCTCGTGTTGCCATAGAAGTAGCGCGAGAATCAGAAGACATTCCGTCAACACGTGCTCATATCTTTTGGGGCTGGACCGAGAAAATTCGTCGCTCTAATTCTACTGAAGATATAGTTTACAATGACCCAGAGAAAAGTTTTACCGATGTAAATATCTCAACAAGACACATCTCTGACTCTGGGATACTTAATTCTATTCTTAAAATTGGACAAATCACCAAAAACCATTCTGGAATGTGGGATTGCACGTTAAATTCACAACAAGCTAATTTATCTAAAGCAATTGCTGTAGTGGTCATAGCAAAAGACACTATGTATTGTAATGCAACAGTGGTTCGTACTAATAAAGGGACTTATTACTGGCCCCAAGCTGTACGAGGTGAACTTGTTAGCCAGGCGTGTGCAGAAAGCCAAGATGAAAGGCTCATAGTAACATATAATTGTAatgcaaatggaaaatgggagaaCTTGGAAACAAATTCTTGTCCTTTTGTGAGAGAAACTACAAGAATTTTGgagcaattttcaaaaatgaatttgactttaacaaaaaacaatgcATTCGAAATAGCTGAACGGctacaaaattttacatatactcaaatatatttgaataatattaagGATCCCATGGATTTGGAGTTTATTGCACGAACTTTGAATAAGTATTTGGACTACATTACATATAAACAAGATATTTCATACTTATTGCTAAGTATAGTATCCTATCTTTTACTGTTACCAAAAGGACTCTTTGAGGAAGCGCAAGTTAAGTTTGAAACTAGCCTTAATCTGTtgaatataattgaaatagcGTCAGCTCATATGCCCTCTTTACCACCCGCATCTCAAGACATCACTAAAGATCCGTGGTCCATTCCCAGAAATATTTTCgtgaacttttttaatatacatgtaGATTCATTTACTGGTATATCATGCACCTGGTTAAATAGTGTCAATAACTTGGATCACCGCAACTTTGAATGCAGCACTTCCAACGATACGTTCCCAATATTTGAGAGATATATCGATGCGGCTATACAAATACCTGTAAATTCTTTGTTCGATAAATCTGAAAAATCAATTCGACTAATGGTTGCACTTTTTCGCAATGGAAACCTGTTTAGCTTTATGGGGAAAAATATCAGCTTTCCAGAGGTAAAAAACTTGCTGCTCACATCTGCCATAATTGGAGCTAAAATATCTAAAGAATCAATTGAGTCCCAACCATTAGTCGATATAAgcgataaaatatttataatgttaCGAGTTCATCCTTTTCACAATGAAATAAGTTCCCCCATACCGGCATTGTGGGACGATGATTTAAATGATTGGAACCCCCGGGAATGTCGAAAGTTGTACTTCCACCGTGGTCTATTGTTATTTACTTGTAGTCGGTTAGGTTACTATGGTCTTCTTCAACGCCGCGAATACCTTAATGACTATGACACTGAAGGCTCTGGAGCTACATTTAGATTTGCACCT CAATACGAATGA
- the Gtp-bp gene encoding signal recognition particle receptor subunit alpha homolog has protein sequence MLDYVVVFTKGGIILWDFNSSEITYSACINNLIRSVILEDRNTESKYFEEDNLAVQYKLDNELELVFAVVFQKVIKLNYLDAFLGELQQEFKRKFADVLASERRLPTEYDFNEEFRNTLTTVEESASKVSNAPKQMRSYNESTKSKKSVASMYDDNNKNENVKKVVIQERFKQKDTNFTTENLILENRKRLKEKMTAKKSPTEPKSKTPTSEKAGKKPRVWDLGGSSKDAVILDRSKDQPQDVQYQKVQNHIVGTMQGRIQDLEVESDDDEIDENKGGNPKSGAKTSGILSYFKGIVGSKTLSRVELQSALEKMKDHLISKNVAADIAYKLCDSVATNLEGKPLGTFDSIASLVKNSLTTSLVRILSPKRRIDIIRDALEAKNNGRPYTIAFCGVNGVGKSTNLAKICFWLIENDFSVLIAACDTFRAGAVEQLRTHTRHLNALHPPERHNNRTMVQLYEKGYGKDAAGIAMEAIKFANDTSIDIVLIDTAGRMQDNEPLMRSLSKLIKINDPDLVLFVGEALVGNEAVDQLVKFNQSLADYSSNENPHIIDGIVLTKFDTIDDKVGAAISMTYITGQPIVFVGTGQTYSDLKALNVNAVVHALMK, from the exons atgctGGATTACGTGGTAGTATTCACGAAAGGAGGTATAATCCTTTGGGATTTTAATTCCTCTGAAATAACTTACTCTGCCTGCATAAATAATCTTATTAGAAGTGTCATATTAGAG GACCGCAATACGGAATCTAAATACTTTGAAGAAGATAATTTAGCAGTGCAATATAAGCTTGATAATGAATTGGAACTTGTGTTTGCGGTTGTCtttcaaaaagttattaaattaaattatttagatGCATTTCTCGGAGAATTGCAGCAGGAATTCAAGAGAAAGTTTGCTGATGTATTAGCATCTGAAAGAAGGCTTCCAACAGAATACGATTTCAATGAAGAATTTCGTAATACATTGACAACAGTGGAAGAATCAGCGAGTAAAGTGAGCAATGCACCGAAACAAATGCGCTCATATAATGAGTCCACCAAGTCTAAAAAAAGCGTTGCATCGATGTAtgatgataataataaaaatgaaaatgtaaaaaaagttgtaataCAAGAAAGATTTAAGCAGAAAGACACTAATTTCAcaacagaaaatttaattttggaaaacCGCAAGAGATTAAAGGAAAAAATGACTGCCAAAAAAAGTCCAACAGAACCGAAGTCAAAAACCCCTACATCAGAGAAAGCTGGAAAAAAACCAAGAGTATGGGACTTAGGTGGCAGTTCAAAGGATGCTGTAATTTTAGATAGATCAAAGGATCAACCTCAGGATGTTCAATATCAAAAAGTACAAAATCAT ATTGTTGGTACAATGCAGGGACGCATTCAAGACCTAGAAGTTGAAAGCGATGATGATGAAATTGACGAAAACAAAGGTGGTAATCCCAAAAGCGGTGCAAAAACAAGCGgcattttatcttattttaaagGAATCGTTGGCTCCAAAACTTTGTCACGAGTGGAACTGCAGTCGGCACTTGAAAAAATGAAAgaccatttaatatcaaagaacGTTGCTGCTGATATTGCTTATAAATTGTGCGATTCTGTAGCTACTAATTTGGAGGGAAAACCATTGGGTACATTTGATTCGATAGCATCATTAGTAAAAAACTCCTTAACAACGTCATTGGTACGTATATTGTCACCCAAGAGAAGAATAGATATTATTCGAGACGCACTAGAAGCTAAGAATAACGGCCGTCCATATACGATAGCTTTTTGCGGCGTTAATGGAGTCGGAAAATCGAcaaatttagcaaaaatatgtttttggctAATTGAAAATGACTTTAGTGTTCTAATTGCTGCCTGCGATACGTTTCGGGCTGGCGCTGTGGAACAACTGAGAACACATACTCGTCATTTAAATGCTTTACACCCTCCAGAAAGACATAACAATCGAACCATGGTTCAACTTTATGAGAAAGGATATGGAAAGGACGCAGCGGGAATTGCAATGGAAGCTATTAAATTTGCGAATGACACATCCATTGATATTGTTCTGATTGATACAGCTGGTCGCATGCAAGACAATGAACCTCTTATGAGATCGTTATccaaattaatcaaaataaatgatccAGATTTGGTGTTATTTGTTGGGGAAGCACTTGTTGGGAATGAAGCTGTTGACCAACTTGTTAAATTTAACCAATCTCTCGCAGATTACTCTTCCAATGAAAATCCTCATATAATAGATGGAATTGTCCTTACAAAATTCGATACAATCGATGATAAAGTAGGGGCAGCTATTTCCATGACCTATATCACTGGTCAGCCGATCGTATTCGTTGGAACCGGACAAACATATTCAGATCTGAAAGCCCTAAACGTTAACGCCGTCGTACAtgcattaatgaaataa
- the Gpr124_2 gene encoding adhesion G protein-coupled receptor A3 isoform X1, with protein MLVLSIYIWFIVWPMQSLFANIVHSCPVICQCKTASDNSSSIRVKCGGITEAPISNWEGLHFSEIGQHMISLDLSNNAFTTIQSENFINLTQLKRLDLSSNLLRKIDKDTFGGLLPNLERLKLSYNAISHIFSGSFEFMSNLKYLDISNNPLVCNCDLVWILAWTTDRVIKLQPSPKCDSPVYFKGSLLKKLKVGVDLHCESRLQTFLELIPSKNQIVFEGDELVLKCRAPRVAIEVARESEDIPSTRAHIFWGWTEKIRRSNSTEDIVYNDPEKSFTDVNISTRHISDSGILNSILKIGQITKNHSGMWDCTLNSQQANLSKAIAVVVIAKDTMYCNATVVRTNKGTYYWPQAVRGELVSQACAESQDERLIVTYNCNANGKWENLETNSCPFVRETTRILEQFSKMNLTLTKNNAFEIAERLQNFTYTQIYLNNIKDPMDLEFIARTLNKYLDYITYKQDISYLLLSIVSYLLLLPKGLFEEAQVKFETSLNLLNIIEIASAHMPSLPPASQDITKDPWSIPRNIFVNFFNIHVDSFTGISCTWLNSVNNLDHRNFECSTSNDTFPIFERYIDAAIQIPVNSLFDKSEKSIRLMVALFRNGNLFSFMGKNISFPEVKNLLLTSAIIGAKISKESIESQPLVDISDKIFIMLRVHPFHNEISSPIPALWDDDLNDWNPRECRKLYFHRGLLLFTCSRLGYYGLLQRREYLNDYDTEGSGATFRFAPVSIYIGSIVVFFCSWINITTFVVFRKAIRMNRQQRHSLVNIWLAISSLSAVFVLGIYQTEYPHICRIIGILLHYFSLSVLLWLCVCLSNLYKGLSKTYRVASEPDVPKEIKLKKPILSIYLVGWGIGMIICGISSAVNVNEYASYSFCFLHNSSSLNALFVPAIILSIFLVILMLCIYCHMSQRAVNVLANKHFADNTMATENIDLDWLDLKQGTVSRVNHNSTGIDQYRSLTLSNPVSSIVDDFERSNITHLRAHLLFLILFIVSWISAAMFVYQSSENLTANRMYSMVFAVSCCLLGLFLILFYTLSRNDTRSAWGRRFCLTNANCKGYQQNYYDTNVPTTVPANKTSAVYDVSMSGSRTNSQCSRHRSSSVRSMKSNSHKNEHILQNLDCPLLGTVSSNVNQTSVINNHHIAANSLNTVPITSEIPSAEIFYNPNQIIVARKFFKKQKRLAKRNNFELQRQVERVEYLDNVSDISSLTGSENTHIYSKRHNAITLLRGGSKVNNTNIYYKSNAYTNPGSKSPHYTSMENYQDGMVMSRLNSNSSGQHRPCPSDFVANIYTNIPETKEPKHEIIKVRNSNRPNKPSCVETLSEHEEEIENEDDTLDEQKVPLYQNALAVSESILLSEKKELSKNPSPLKTSSSLMENNDVDAMNNVGLPSVTNYEENKPTEILDLKPDEIYISNALHITNQVNIDEFSMAGILIRHNPKHSKSLNNLHDSVSPSNRFLKDERSKNSSILSLENGKVGSWNGSSLSVPYFISENRTPKCRKLKQTDFTDKYESASESNVFSIPHSNTAHSVSPTNESDLNYQNSEISIRSHGLYEPQPDNDLNITLTEEFPYHSSNTSDTEDPLNDFDDENLKSDYTLAHRMSENDPSIDELYEAIKHHHTPNFTTSIDASNNLKHMDTDTEITSIPFAASSSQPKSTSFSSYSLIAKPLLEGSHDAVEDDSSQSSIISYIDQKVKKS; from the exons atgctggtgctaagtatatatatttggtttatAGTTTGGCCAATGCAATCATTGTTTGCAAACATTGTACATTCTTGTCCTGTTATTTGTCAGTGTAAAACTGCTTCAGACAATAGCTCCAGTATACGAGTTAAATGCGGTGGTATTACAGAAGCACCTATCTCCAATTGGGAAGGACTACATTTTTCTGAAATAGGACAACATATGATTTCTCT TGATTTGAGCAATAATGCTTTTACAACCATccaaagtgaaaattttattaatttaactcaACTAAAACGGTTAGATTTGTCATCGAATCTGTTGCGAAAGATTGATAAGGACACATTTGGGGGATTATTACCCAATTTGGAACGTTTAAAACTGAGTTACAACGCTATTAGTCATATATTTTCAGGTTCCTTTGAATTTATGTCAAATTTGAAGTATCT AGATATTTCGAATAACCCACTTGTGTGCAATTGTGATTTAGTTTGGATCTTGGCGTGGACAACTGATCGCGTCATAAAACTTCAGCCTTCCCCTAAGTGCGACTCGCCTGTATATTTTAAAGGTTCACTATTGAAAAAACTTAAGGTTGGCGTAGATTTGCATTGTGAATCTCGTTTGCAAACATTTCTGGAACTAATACCATCAAAGAATCAg ATTGTTTTTGAAGGAGATGAACTTGTACTAAAATGTCGAGCACCTCGTGTTGCCATAGAAGTAGCGCGAGAATCAGAAGACATTCCGTCAACACGTGCTCATATCTTTTGGGGCTGGACCGAGAAAATTCGTCGCTCTAATTCTACTGAAGATATAGTTTACAATGACCCAGAGAAAAGTTTTACCGATGTAAATATCTCAACAAGACACATCTCTGACTCTGGGATACTTAATTCTATTCTTAAAATTGGACAAATCACCAAAAACCATTCTGGAATGTGGGATTGCACGTTAAATTCACAACAAGCTAATTTATCTAAAGCAATTGCTGTAGTGGTCATAGCAAAAGACACTATGTATTGTAATGCAACAGTGGTTCGTACTAATAAAGGGACTTATTACTGGCCCCAAGCTGTACGAGGTGAACTTGTTAGCCAGGCGTGTGCAGAAAGCCAAGATGAAAGGCTCATAGTAACATATAATTGTAatgcaaatggaaaatgggagaaCTTGGAAACAAATTCTTGTCCTTTTGTGAGAGAAACTACAAGAATTTTGgagcaattttcaaaaatgaatttgactttaacaaaaaacaatgcATTCGAAATAGCTGAACGGctacaaaattttacatatactcaaatatatttgaataatattaagGATCCCATGGATTTGGAGTTTATTGCACGAACTTTGAATAAGTATTTGGACTACATTACATATAAACAAGATATTTCATACTTATTGCTAAGTATAGTATCCTATCTTTTACTGTTACCAAAAGGACTCTTTGAGGAAGCGCAAGTTAAGTTTGAAACTAGCCTTAATCTGTtgaatataattgaaatagcGTCAGCTCATATGCCCTCTTTACCACCCGCATCTCAAGACATCACTAAAGATCCGTGGTCCATTCCCAGAAATATTTTCgtgaacttttttaatatacatgtaGATTCATTTACTGGTATATCATGCACCTGGTTAAATAGTGTCAATAACTTGGATCACCGCAACTTTGAATGCAGCACTTCCAACGATACGTTCCCAATATTTGAGAGATATATCGATGCGGCTATACAAATACCTGTAAATTCTTTGTTCGATAAATCTGAAAAATCAATTCGACTAATGGTTGCACTTTTTCGCAATGGAAACCTGTTTAGCTTTATGGGGAAAAATATCAGCTTTCCAGAGGTAAAAAACTTGCTGCTCACATCTGCCATAATTGGAGCTAAAATATCTAAAGAATCAATTGAGTCCCAACCATTAGTCGATATAAgcgataaaatatttataatgttaCGAGTTCATCCTTTTCACAATGAAATAAGTTCCCCCATACCGGCATTGTGGGACGATGATTTAAATGATTGGAACCCCCGGGAATGTCGAAAGTTGTACTTCCACCGTGGTCTATTGTTATTTACTTGTAGTCGGTTAGGTTACTATGGTCTTCTTCAACGCCGCGAATACCTTAATGACTATGACACTGAAGGCTCTGGAGCTACATTTAGATTTGCACCTGTAAGCATTTACATAGGAAGTATAGTAGTTTTCTTTTGTTCGTGGATTAATATAACTACATTTGTGGTTTTTCGCAAAGCAATACGAATGAATCGACAGCAAAGACACTCACTGGTGAACATATGGCTAGCTATTTCATCCTTATCAGCCGTATTTGTACTTGGTATATATCAAACAGAATATCCTCATATTTGCCGGATAATTGGAATTTTATTGCATTACTTTTCTCTATCTGTTTTGTTATGGCTGTGCGTCTGTCTAAGCAATTTGTACAAAGGTTTATCCAAAACTTATCGAGTGGCCTCTGAACCTGACGTGCCcaaggaaattaaattaaaaaaacccaTACTTAGTATATACTTGGTTGGATGGGGAATTGGAATGATAATTTGTGGTATATCGAGCGCAGTTAACGTCAATGAATACGCATCATACTCATTTTGTTTTCTACATAACTCATCGTCGTTAAATGCTTTATTTGTTCCAGCAATAatactttcaatatttcttgTTATACTTATGCTATGTATTTATTGTCACATGTCTCAGAGAGCGGTAAATGTGCTGGCAAATAAACATTTCGCCGATAACACAATGgcaacagaaaatattgatttagACTGGCTAGACTTAAAGCAAGGCACAGTGTCACGCGTTAATCATAATTCAACAGGTATCGACCAATACAGGAGTCTTACTCTTAGTAATCCAGTAAGCAGTATAGTTGATGACTTCGAAAGATCGAATATAACACATTTGCGAGCtcatttgttatttttgatCCTATTCATTGTATCCTGGATATCAGCGGCAATGTTTGTCTATCAAAGTTCGGAAAACTTGACAGCTAATCGAATGTACAGTATGGTTTTTGCGGTATCCTGCTGTTTGCTgggattatttttaattctattttacaCATTGTCTAGAAATGACACAAGAAGTGCTTGGGGCAGGAGATTTTGTTTAACAAATGCCAACTGTAAGGGCTATCAACAGAATTACTATGACACAAATGTGCCTACTACTGTGCCGGCAAACAAAACTTCAGCCGTGTATGACGTAAGTATGTCCGGTTCACGAACTAATAGTCAATGTTCAAGGCATCGCAGCAGCAGTGTTCGTAGTATGAAAAGTAACTCACATAAAAACGAACACATTTTACAAAATCTCGATTGTCCTTTACTCGGCACAGTCTCGTCAAATGTAAATCAAACGTCTGTCATCAACAATCACCATATAGCTGCGAACAGTCTAAACACTGTCCCTATAACTAGCGAAATACCAAGTGCTGAGATATTCTATAATCCCAATCAAATAATAGTGGCAAGAAAgttttttaagaaacaaaagCGCTTGGCGAAACGAAATAACTTTGAACTTCAACGGCAAGTAGAGCGCGTTGAATATTTGGACAACGTTAGTGACATCTCATCTTTAACAGGAAGTGAAAATACACACATCTATTCAAAGCGACACAACGCCATTACTCTCTTAAGAGGTGGTAGCAAAGTGAACAATACGAATATCTATTACAAATCGAACGCTTATACAAATCCTGGATCCAAGTCGCCACATTATACATCGATGGAAAATTATCAAGACGGGATGGTTATGTCTAGATTAAACTCGAATTCTTCTGGACAACATCGTCCCTGTCCATCCGATTTTGTCGCAAACATCTATACTAATATACCTGAGACAAAGGAACCTAAGCACGAAATTATAAAGGTTAGGAACTCCAATCGACCCAATAAACCCAGTTGTGTTGAGACTCTAAGCGAACATGAggaagaaattgaaaatgaagatGACACTTTGGATGAACAAAAGGTTCCGTTATATCAAAATGCATTGGCAGTTTCCGAATCAATTTTGCTTTCAGAAAAGAAGGAATTGTCCAAGAATCCTAGCCCATTAAAGACTTCGTCATCATTAATGGAGAATAACGATGTTGATGCAATGAACAATGTGGGTTTACCAAGCGTTACAAATTATGAAGAGAATAAACCAACTGAGATACTTGATTTAAAGCCAGACGAGATTTATATATCAAACGCACTACACATTACAAACCAAGTTAATATTGACGAATTCTCTATGGCGGGGATTTTAATTAGACACAACCCAAAACATTCCAAGTCACTCAATAATCTACATGATTCTGTTAGTCCTTCAAACAGATTTTTGAAAGACGAACGTTCAAAAAATTCATCGATTCTTAGTTTGGAGAATGGTAAAGTGGGATCCTGGAACGGAAGTTCTTTAAGTGTGCCCTATTTTATTAGTGAGAACAGGACACCGAAATGTCGTAAACTGAAACAAACTGATTTTACTGATAAATATGAGTCTGCCAGCGAAAGTAATGTTTTCAGTATACCACATTCAAATACCGCACATTCGGTTAGTCCGACAAATGAAAGTGATTTGAATTACCAGAATTCTGAAATTAGCATACGAAGTCATGGTTTATATGAACCACAGCCAGACAACGACTTAAACATTACATTAACCGAAGAGTTTCCCTATCATTCATCAAACACTAGCGACACAGAAGATCCTCTAAATGATTTTGATGACGAAAATCTGAAAAGTGATTACACATTGGCACATCGAATGAGTGAAAATGATCCATCAATTGATGAACTTTATGAAGCAATTAAACATCATCACACACCCAACTTTACTACAAGCATAGATGCAAGCAACAATTTAAAACATATGGATACTGATACCGAGATAACGTCAATTCCGTTTGCCGCATCTTCATCTCAACCGAAATCCACAAGCTTTTCCTCATATAGCTTGATAGCGAAACCGCTATTAGAAGGATCTCATGACGCAGTTGAGGATGACAGTAGTCAAAGTAGTATAATTTCATATATCGaccaaaaagttaagaaaagcTAG
- the Gpr124_2 gene encoding protein slit isoform X3, whose product MLVLSIYIWFIVWPMQSLFANIVHSCPVICQCKTASDNSSSIRVKCGGITEAPISNWEGLHFSEIGQHMISLDLSNNAFTTIQSENFINLTQLKRLDLSSNLLRKIDKDTFGGLLPNLERLKLSYNAISHIFSGSFEFMSNLKYLDISNNPLVCNCDLVWILAWTTDRVIKLQPSPKCDSPVYFKGSLLKKLKVGVDLHCESRLQTFLELIPSKNQLYFRLFLKEMNLY is encoded by the exons atgctggtgctaagtatatatatttggtttatAGTTTGGCCAATGCAATCATTGTTTGCAAACATTGTACATTCTTGTCCTGTTATTTGTCAGTGTAAAACTGCTTCAGACAATAGCTCCAGTATACGAGTTAAATGCGGTGGTATTACAGAAGCACCTATCTCCAATTGGGAAGGACTACATTTTTCTGAAATAGGACAACATATGATTTCTCT TGATTTGAGCAATAATGCTTTTACAACCATccaaagtgaaaattttattaatttaactcaACTAAAACGGTTAGATTTGTCATCGAATCTGTTGCGAAAGATTGATAAGGACACATTTGGGGGATTATTACCCAATTTGGAACGTTTAAAACTGAGTTACAACGCTATTAGTCATATATTTTCAGGTTCCTTTGAATTTATGTCAAATTTGAAGTATCT AGATATTTCGAATAACCCACTTGTGTGCAATTGTGATTTAGTTTGGATCTTGGCGTGGACAACTGATCGCGTCATAAAACTTCAGCCTTCCCCTAAGTGCGACTCGCCTGTATATTTTAAAGGTTCACTATTGAAAAAACTTAAGGTTGGCGTAGATTTGCATTGTGAATCTCGTTTGCAAACATTTCTGGAACTAATACCATCAAAGAATCAg TTATATTTTAGATTGTTTTTGAAGGAGATGAACTTGTACTAA